One Entomomonas asaccharolytica DNA segment encodes these proteins:
- a CDS encoding virulence-associated protein E, protein MNIPVNYADKLPIDKVLDKLDKVKAKKPTKDGLSQWLALCPSHADKSPSLTITECTDNTVLLKCWSGCTANEIVNAIGLELKDLFKYEPTYKQGNSNPSYKKLPNKQAIAHERLIIQVAEAQQNKGQLLNKADKQRYQLALQRLKRLQHVK, encoded by the coding sequence ATGAATATCCCTGTTAATTATGCTGATAAGTTACCCATAGATAAAGTATTAGATAAGTTGGATAAGGTAAAAGCGAAAAAACCCACTAAAGACGGTTTAAGCCAATGGCTAGCCCTTTGTCCTAGTCATGCCGACAAAAGCCCATCATTGACGATTACAGAATGTACAGACAATACCGTATTACTTAAGTGTTGGAGTGGTTGCACTGCTAACGAAATAGTAAACGCCATAGGACTTGAATTAAAAGATTTATTTAAATATGAGCCTACTTATAAACAAGGTAATAGTAACCCATCTTATAAAAAGCTACCTAACAAGCAAGCTATAGCTCATGAGCGACTAATTATTCAAGTAGCAGAAGCACAACAAAACAAAGGACAGCTATTAAATAAAGCGGATAAACAACGCTATCAATTAGCTTTACAACGTCTTAAGAGGTTACAGCATGTCAAATAA
- a CDS encoding tyrosine-type recombinase/integrase codes for MAILVNPLSDIKINSAKPKDKNYKLFDGGGLFLLVKTNGTKSWRMKFKKPNGKETVTAFGNYPVLSLKEAREKRDKVKELLVKGIDPIEQKNKDKTILNTGNTFEATARSWIKQTEYEKNWKPINTNKVTRGIELHLLPSLGNKLIHTITLKDLIPPVQKLIDDGLLDVASRIRRQIIEIMRHAVFKGLIENNPSIDLAGLKIAPKSNHRPALNIEHLQELAERLYNYPHYVVTKYALLITLHTFVRSSELRFARWDEIDFTNKVWIIPETREAIEGVRYADRAAKMMTAHIVPLSDQVIQLFTELKEITGNYDLIFTYNGIKPISENAINEALRKIGYNTKTEICGHGFRSLACSALIESGLFSEDAVERQMSHLERNNVRAAYIHKAKHLEERINIMQWWSNYIIYNRDHGYKAPYQYKNE; via the coding sequence ATGGCTATATTAGTTAATCCATTAAGTGATATTAAAATTAATAGTGCAAAACCTAAAGATAAAAACTATAAATTATTTGATGGTGGTGGTCTTTTCTTATTAGTCAAAACAAATGGAACAAAAAGCTGGCGGATGAAATTTAAAAAGCCAAATGGAAAAGAAACTGTAACAGCTTTTGGCAATTATCCCGTCTTATCTTTAAAAGAAGCCAGAGAAAAAAGAGACAAAGTAAAAGAGTTACTAGTAAAAGGGATTGATCCAATAGAACAAAAAAACAAGGATAAAACTATTTTAAATACTGGCAATACATTTGAAGCAACAGCTAGAAGTTGGATAAAACAAACGGAATATGAAAAGAATTGGAAACCTATTAATACTAATAAAGTGACAAGAGGTATTGAGCTTCATTTATTGCCCTCTTTAGGTAATAAATTAATTCATACCATAACTCTTAAAGATTTAATACCTCCAGTACAAAAGCTTATAGATGATGGTTTACTAGATGTTGCTAGTAGAATTAGAAGACAGATAATAGAAATCATGCGACATGCTGTATTTAAAGGATTAATTGAAAATAACCCATCAATAGACCTAGCAGGCTTAAAAATTGCGCCTAAATCTAATCATAGACCTGCATTAAATATAGAACACTTACAAGAACTAGCCGAACGTTTATATAATTATCCTCACTATGTAGTAACAAAATATGCTTTGTTAATTACCTTACATACTTTTGTAAGATCAAGTGAGTTAAGGTTCGCTCGATGGGATGAAATAGACTTTACTAATAAAGTTTGGATTATTCCCGAAACTCGAGAAGCTATCGAAGGAGTTAGATATGCTGATAGAGCGGCTAAAATGATGACCGCCCATATAGTACCTTTATCAGATCAGGTTATACAGCTATTTACAGAGCTAAAAGAAATAACAGGCAACTATGACCTAATATTTACTTACAACGGTATTAAACCAATTTCAGAGAATGCTATAAACGAAGCACTAAGAAAGATAGGTTATAACACCAAAACCGAAATATGCGGGCATGGCTTTAGATCATTAGCCTGTAGTGCATTAATAGAAAGTGGTTTATTCAGTGAAGATGCCGTAGAACGCCAAATGAGCCACCTAGAGCGCAATAATGTTAGAGCCGCCTATATTCATAAAGCGAAGCATTTAGAGGAAAGAATAAATATTATGCAATGGTGGAGTAACTATATTATCTACAATAGAGATCATGGTTATAAAGCACCTTATCAATACAAAAATGAATGA
- a CDS encoding terminase small subunit-like protein, with the protein MARPTKYSEQLATTIIDRLINGESLRAICTSEDMPEKATIFRWLASNAEFCDLYKLAREIQADMLADDLLNIADTVYCTGGALTKAKLQIQTRMWIASKLKPRVYGNKPEPQPTQQQPPALNIIIGEQHKRDLAKLTDQELEQCYQLALANEKK; encoded by the coding sequence ATGGCACGACCAACTAAATATAGTGAACAACTAGCAACAACCATTATTGACCGTTTAATTAATGGCGAGTCATTAAGGGCAATATGTACTTCTGAAGATATGCCAGAAAAGGCTACTATTTTTCGATGGTTAGCGAGTAATGCGGAGTTTTGCGACCTGTACAAGCTAGCTAGAGAAATTCAAGCCGATATGCTAGCGGATGATTTATTAAATATTGCTGATACTGTTTACTGTACAGGGGGCGCATTAACAAAGGCTAAACTACAGATACAAACAAGAATGTGGATAGCTTCAAAACTTAAACCCCGCGTCTATGGTAATAAACCAGAGCCACAGCCAACACAACAACAACCGCCCGCGCTTAATATTATTATTGGCGAACAACATAAACGCGACCTAGCCAAGCTAACTGATCAAGAACTAGAACAATGTTATCAACTGGCTTTAGCCAATGAGAAAAAATAA
- a CDS encoding DUF3631 domain-containing protein has product MSNNNDLYSNQWQALDPEQIIQQAIARLADDAGAVLTDEVIQAFKILYQENPASYNRFRQVVKESKKVTMQLFDKLTTQKPNQDQEQNTNDIFPLIEIWDSPINGEQLLNEIKDTLQQYVIADHETIVACTLWASYTWFIDYVNYAPIANITAPEKRCGKTKLLSTLKRLSYKGFITSNISSASLFRLLELYKPTLFIDEVDTFLSLHDDMRGIINSGFTRESAFIIRCVGEDLIPTPFNVWGAKALCGIGKIADTLQDRSITLKLRRKTQGETVKNIDKSDPELWRVLRAKLARFAQDNQLKIINIQIEPLPQLNDRANDCWESLRQIATLAGGHWQQTAINSAIRINGEQEENDSTRTELLRDIQTLFNTKGIDRIFSHDLVNELNSDNEANWCTWNKGRGINARNLAKILKEFDIVSNTIRIGIDERARGYTKDQFKDAFNRYITNTPIDIPDKCVTTGQAKGDNENSQNIKRDISQMSRIEKPLQVNNNKDCHVVTDKIPPTTGRDSEKDLTDLQNDSSTHSINELMDDDKGVNFDLD; this is encoded by the coding sequence ATGTCAAATAATAACGATCTCTATAGTAACCAATGGCAAGCCCTAGACCCTGAACAGATTATACAACAGGCCATAGCGAGGCTAGCCGATGACGCGGGCGCAGTCTTAACAGATGAAGTTATACAAGCCTTTAAAATACTATACCAAGAAAACCCCGCCAGTTATAACCGCTTTAGGCAAGTAGTAAAAGAAAGTAAAAAGGTTACTATGCAATTGTTCGATAAACTAACCACCCAAAAACCAAACCAAGACCAGGAGCAAAACACAAACGACATATTTCCACTAATCGAAATATGGGATAGTCCTATAAATGGCGAACAACTACTAAATGAAATTAAAGACACCTTACAACAATATGTAATAGCCGATCATGAAACAATTGTCGCTTGTACTTTGTGGGCTAGTTATACATGGTTTATTGATTATGTTAATTATGCTCCTATTGCCAATATAACAGCACCTGAAAAGCGTTGCGGTAAAACTAAACTACTTAGCACCCTAAAAAGACTATCTTATAAAGGCTTTATAACCTCCAATATCTCTAGTGCTTCTTTATTTAGACTCTTAGAACTTTACAAGCCTACTTTATTTATTGATGAAGTTGATACATTTCTATCATTACATGATGATATGCGAGGTATTATAAATTCAGGCTTTACCCGTGAAAGTGCGTTTATTATTCGTTGTGTTGGCGAAGATTTAATACCAACCCCGTTTAATGTATGGGGAGCTAAAGCCCTTTGTGGCATTGGTAAAATAGCCGATACCCTACAGGACAGAAGTATTACTTTAAAACTCAGACGCAAAACACAGGGCGAAACCGTTAAAAACATAGATAAATCAGACCCAGAACTCTGGCGAGTATTACGCGCTAAACTAGCCAGATTTGCACAAGACAACCAACTAAAAATAATTAATATCCAGATTGAGCCATTACCACAACTTAATGACCGCGCTAATGATTGTTGGGAGTCACTAAGACAAATAGCCACCCTAGCGGGCGGGCATTGGCAACAAACTGCCATTAACTCAGCGATACGCATAAATGGCGAACAAGAAGAAAACGACAGCACCCGCACCGAATTACTAAGAGATATACAAACACTCTTTAATACTAAGGGCATAGATAGAATATTCAGTCATGATCTAGTTAATGAGCTAAACTCAGATAATGAGGCTAATTGGTGTACATGGAATAAAGGACGGGGCATAAATGCCCGTAACCTAGCCAAGATACTAAAAGAATTTGATATAGTCTCTAATACAATAAGAATAGGTATAGATGAACGGGCAAGAGGATATACAAAAGATCAATTCAAAGACGCATTTAACCGTTATATTACTAACACCCCGATAGATATCCCTGATAAATGCGTGACAACGGGACAAGCTAAGGGAGACAACGAGAACAGCCAAAATATTAAACGTGACATTAGTCAAATGTCACGGATAGAAAAACCGCTACAAGTCAACAATAACAAAGATTGTCACGTTGTCACGGATAAAATACCCCCTACTACTGGCAGGGATAGTGAAAAAGACCTAACAGACCTACAAAATGATAGTAGTACACATTCTATAAATGAGCTTATGGACGATGATAAGGGGGTAAATTTTGACCTCGATTAA
- a CDS encoding Y-family DNA polymerase — MIGLIDCNNFYASCERVFNPSLVGKPIGILSNNDGCIIARSNEIKPLVPMGMPAFKIPNGIQKQITLLSSNYELYGDMSYRVFNTIREHTADLEIYSIDEAFVHLEGFGNPVEHCKRLRHIIKRNTGIPVSIGLSSTRTLAKIANHVAKKNPDYEGVCWLHPTEPKLETLLKNLPVSKIWGVGYRIANKLQAMGITTAWQLKEADPKYIRKQFSVILERTVLELQGIPCIVLDDLDTTKKNIMTSRSFGRLTGSLYDLHEAIRVHSSKGAEKLRKQNSVARAVLIFLKTNRFRDDLPQYNPSIVVPLPYPTNDTREIIKAAQQGLKTIYKKGYMFMKAGVMMLDLTDKDIQQFDIFSASQDSEQKEKSNKLNSTVDMINKKMGRDTIRIGGIRHNAAWIIKRDLLSKRYTTRWDEIPIVK; from the coding sequence GTGATTGGCCTTATTGATTGCAATAACTTCTATGCTTCTTGTGAACGTGTATTTAATCCTAGTCTTGTAGGTAAACCCATAGGCATTCTCTCCAACAATGATGGCTGTATCATAGCGCGTTCTAATGAGATCAAGCCACTTGTGCCTATGGGGATGCCTGCTTTTAAGATTCCTAATGGAATACAGAAGCAAATAACCTTACTTAGTTCTAATTATGAACTATATGGTGATATGAGTTACAGAGTATTTAATACAATAAGAGAACATACAGCCGATTTAGAGATTTACTCTATTGACGAAGCATTTGTACATCTGGAGGGTTTCGGTAATCCTGTAGAGCACTGTAAACGATTAAGACATATCATTAAACGGAATACGGGCATTCCTGTTAGTATTGGCCTTTCCTCTACTCGCACACTAGCCAAGATAGCTAATCATGTAGCTAAAAAGAATCCTGATTATGAAGGCGTTTGTTGGTTACATCCAACAGAACCAAAACTAGAAACATTATTAAAAAACTTACCTGTTAGTAAGATATGGGGCGTTGGCTATCGAATAGCCAACAAACTTCAGGCAATGGGCATAACAACAGCTTGGCAACTAAAGGAAGCTGATCCTAAATATATTAGAAAACAATTTTCAGTTATTCTTGAACGGACTGTACTAGAATTACAGGGTATACCCTGCATAGTGCTTGATGATCTTGATACAACTAAAAAGAACATTATGACTTCTCGTAGTTTTGGACGCTTAACAGGCAGTCTATATGACTTACATGAAGCTATCAGAGTCCATTCAAGCAAAGGAGCAGAAAAACTAAGAAAACAAAACTCGGTTGCAAGAGCTGTTCTTATATTTCTTAAAACCAATAGATTTAGGGATGATTTACCTCAATATAATCCCTCTATTGTTGTACCACTTCCCTATCCTACTAATGACACGCGAGAGATAATTAAAGCTGCTCAACAAGGATTAAAGACTATTTATAAAAAAGGCTATATGTTTATGAAGGCAGGTGTCATGATGCTTGATCTTACAGATAAAGACATTCAGCAATTTGATATTTTTTCAGCATCACAAGATAGTGAACAGAAAGAAAAAAGCAATAAATTAAATAGCACTGTTGATATGATTAATAAAAAAATGGGTAGAGATACTATTAGAATAGGTGGAATAAGACATAATGCTGCTTGGATTATTAAAAGAGATTTACTAAGTAAACGTTATACAACACGATGGGATGAAATACCTATTGTTAAATAA
- a CDS encoding MvaI/BcnI family restriction endonuclease, which translates to MWTTIENANLQAFINDFNKVRNLGFIPCTRLGSTAIGKTFEDALKIAENNKKDPDLHGFEIKAQRHLTSSYVTLCTKSPTNPPKANQILKDEYGYPDASHPDINVLHTSIFCGKTNRLPSNYCFTLEIDELNEQLYIVITNPEGIINKSIYYTFTAIQNALSKINNLAYVQAETEIRNGQEFFHFKNATIFSQMKDFHVFIDMMKQGKIMYDIRLGAYKTGPKIGKAHDHGSGFRIKKENFGQLYNYSQTI; encoded by the coding sequence ATGTGGACCACAATCGAGAACGCTAACTTACAAGCATTTATAAATGATTTTAATAAAGTTAGAAACTTAGGATTCATTCCTTGTACAAGACTTGGCAGTACAGCAATAGGAAAGACCTTTGAAGATGCTTTGAAAATAGCTGAAAATAACAAAAAGGACCCTGATTTACATGGTTTTGAAATTAAAGCTCAACGCCACTTAACTAGTAGTTATGTGACATTATGTACGAAATCACCAACAAATCCACCAAAGGCTAACCAAATATTAAAAGATGAATACGGTTATCCAGATGCAAGTCATCCAGATATTAATGTTCTTCATACATCTATTTTTTGTGGTAAAACTAACAGATTACCATCCAACTATTGTTTTACTTTAGAAATAGATGAGTTAAATGAGCAGTTATATATTGTTATCACTAACCCAGAAGGAATTATTAATAAATCAATATATTACACCTTTACTGCTATTCAAAATGCCTTATCTAAAATTAATAATCTTGCATATGTTCAAGCTGAAACAGAGATAAGAAATGGTCAAGAGTTTTTTCATTTTAAAAATGCAACCATATTTTCTCAAATGAAAGACTTTCATGTTTTTATTGATATGATGAAGCAAGGAAAAATTATGTATGATATAAGGCTCGGTGCATATAAAACAGGTCCTAAAATAGGAAAGGCTCACGATCATGGTTCAGGGTTTAGAATAAAAAAGGAAAATTTTGGTCAACTATATAATTATTCACAAACCATTTGA
- a CDS encoding helix-turn-helix domain-containing protein, with translation MNKEELYQKIATRILQKRRDRDLSQEQLANEIGKSQSWIQKIESGKKPISLFLLYQLSEVLQCSIYGLIPETNEE, from the coding sequence ATGAATAAGGAAGAATTATATCAAAAAATAGCTACTCGTATTTTACAAAAAAGAAGGGATAGAGATTTATCTCAAGAACAACTAGCTAATGAAATAGGCAAATCTCAGTCGTGGATTCAAAAAATAGAGTCAGGTAAAAAGCCAATTTCATTATTTCTCCTATATCAACTTTCAGAAGTGTTGCAATGCTCAATATATGGATTAATTCCAGAAACTAATGAGGAGTGA
- a CDS encoding LexA family protein: MHKSSFVVLGCAFESEMHYLPFVNNPVRAGFPSPADDYLETKLDLTELLIQHPNATYYIRAVGDSMINDGIFNGDLLIVDRSLDPKIGDILIVAIDGELTCKRLAYMPNSPCLVSGNPDYPTIPLKDKEVHIWGVVIHTIHSLRGRSQ, encoded by the coding sequence TTGCACAAATCTAGTTTTGTTGTGCTTGGTTGTGCATTTGAGTCTGAAATGCACTATTTGCCATTTGTGAACAACCCTGTTAGAGCTGGTTTTCCCTCCCCTGCTGACGATTATCTTGAAACTAAGCTCGATCTTACGGAGCTTCTTATTCAGCACCCTAACGCTACTTATTATATTAGAGCTGTCGGCGACTCTATGATTAATGATGGAATATTTAACGGGGATTTGTTGATTGTTGATCGTTCACTTGATCCTAAAATTGGTGATATTTTAATTGTGGCCATTGATGGTGAGTTAACCTGTAAACGTTTAGCTTATATGCCTAACTCGCCTTGTTTAGTATCTGGTAATCCTGACTATCCTACTATCCCTTTAAAGGATAAAGAAGTTCATATATGGGGTGTAGTAATCCATACTATTCACTCTTTAAGGGGTAGAAGCCAGTGA
- a CDS encoding type VI secretion system Vgr family protein codes for MFDPANSTHFSIDVQGLESNAKLQVLSFEGIETISSDYVFEITLVCNHIRFDITQLLSKPAFLSFNPEKSEGINGVIQTVKRGAVGQHYATFKIILTPILTHLKKRTNQRVFRNKTVPEIISVILTEYGMSEGQQFEFKLKETYPIREYCTQYDQTDYQFINHLAESEGIFYYFTHTQDQHKLTFADANPFFPTLAQAIKYMSDTGFVADERVLKRFDIGLSSCTTEASWRNYNFQNMKIPEGNAEGTQSKKANEATEPSLESYDYPSRHTDNKRADHLAKIEIERLRTSQILAEAYSDVIGLHAGLYITVDNHPLPDTEQPWLINQIKHAGKQPAVLEAFGDTSSANTSNTASQLHQYIDYPIAEELQFPLQEFSQGYRNVAILTPQDVAYRPQKLHPKPKVLGAQTAIVTGAAGEEIYCDEYGRIKIQCHWDREGNYDENSSHWVRVASNWAHNGYGTVVIPRVGMEVLVEYEEGDPDFPMVVGAIHNGVNKVPYDLPANKTRSVFKTSSSKGGVGSNEFRIEDKTGAEQIFVQAQKDFDQLTKNNHTIEVKNNSHLQVQNEHSETIVKNRYTKNQSEEHHFTQLDRKTQILQNDYKQVTQAEHTTIGTVKTTEAGMEIHLKAGMQCVVDGGLSLTLKAGGQHIVLNPAGIWMTMPVWTGGVPMEGTPSLPLPPLYKVNAVEMVSAPPINLLKPTNLAQQKTKEKAEETAYFLFSV; via the coding sequence ATGTTTGACCCAGCAAATAGCACACATTTCAGCATAGATGTGCAGGGACTAGAAAGTAATGCCAAACTACAAGTATTATCTTTCGAAGGTATAGAAACCATCTCCAGTGATTACGTATTTGAAATCACCCTTGTTTGTAACCACATCCGTTTTGATATTACCCAACTACTCAGCAAACCTGCCTTCCTATCCTTTAATCCAGAGAAATCAGAAGGCATCAATGGCGTAATACAAACCGTTAAGCGTGGAGCAGTAGGACAACACTATGCTACCTTCAAAATCATCCTAACTCCCATCCTAACTCACCTAAAGAAAAGAACCAACCAACGAGTATTTCGTAACAAAACAGTACCTGAAATTATCTCTGTTATACTCACCGAATATGGAATGAGCGAAGGACAACAATTTGAATTCAAACTCAAAGAAACCTACCCAATCAGAGAATACTGCACCCAGTACGACCAAACCGACTACCAATTTATCAACCACCTAGCAGAAAGTGAGGGTATTTTCTATTACTTTACCCATACTCAAGACCAACATAAACTCACCTTTGCTGACGCCAATCCCTTCTTTCCAACCCTAGCTCAAGCCATTAAATACATGAGTGATACAGGCTTTGTAGCCGATGAAAGAGTATTAAAACGTTTCGATATTGGTTTATCTAGCTGTACTACCGAAGCTTCATGGCGTAATTACAACTTCCAAAACATGAAAATCCCTGAAGGTAATGCTGAGGGAACACAAAGTAAAAAAGCCAACGAAGCCACAGAACCCTCGCTAGAGAGCTATGACTACCCCAGTAGACATACTGACAATAAAAGAGCAGACCACCTTGCCAAGATCGAAATAGAGCGTCTTAGAACCTCTCAAATCCTAGCCGAAGCCTACAGCGATGTAATAGGCTTACATGCAGGACTCTACATCACAGTAGACAACCACCCACTACCCGATACCGAACAACCTTGGCTTATTAACCAAATCAAACATGCAGGTAAACAACCAGCAGTACTAGAAGCTTTTGGAGATACCTCCTCAGCCAATACTAGCAACACTGCCAGCCAACTACACCAATACATAGACTACCCCATAGCTGAAGAGCTCCAATTCCCCTTACAAGAATTCTCCCAAGGCTATAGAAACGTAGCAATACTAACCCCTCAAGACGTAGCCTATAGACCACAAAAACTCCATCCCAAGCCCAAGGTACTAGGGGCACAAACAGCTATCGTAACAGGTGCAGCAGGAGAAGAAATCTACTGTGACGAATATGGCAGAATCAAAATCCAATGCCATTGGGACAGAGAAGGCAACTACGACGAAAACTCAAGCCACTGGGTAAGAGTAGCCAGCAACTGGGCACATAATGGCTATGGTACAGTCGTAATCCCCAGAGTAGGTATGGAAGTACTTGTCGAATACGAAGAAGGTGATCCAGATTTTCCAATGGTAGTAGGTGCTATCCATAACGGAGTCAACAAAGTACCCTACGACCTACCAGCAAACAAAACCAGAAGTGTATTCAAAACCTCCTCCTCAAAAGGTGGGGTAGGTTCCAATGAATTTAGAATAGAAGACAAAACAGGCGCAGAACAAATCTTTGTCCAAGCCCAAAAAGACTTCGACCAACTAACAAAAAACAACCACACCATAGAAGTAAAAAACAATAGCCACCTACAAGTTCAAAATGAACACAGTGAAACTATTGTAAAAAACAGATACACCAAAAACCAAAGTGAAGAACACCACTTCACCCAACTCGATAGAAAAACCCAAATACTACAAAACGACTACAAACAAGTAACTCAAGCAGAACATACCACCATAGGCACAGTAAAAACCACCGAAGCAGGGATGGAAATTCATCTTAAAGCAGGAATGCAATGTGTAGTTGATGGTGGTTTATCTCTCACCCTCAAAGCAGGTGGACAACATATAGTGCTTAATCCTGCTGGTATCTGGATGACAATGCCCGTATGGACAGGTGGTGTACCTATGGAAGGAACACCATCTTTACCATTACCACCACTTTATAAAGTTAATGCAGTAGAAATGGTAAGTGCACCGCCTATTAATCTATTAAAGCCAACTAATCTTGCACAACAGAAGACAAAGGAAAAAGCAGAAGAAACTGCATATTTTCTATTCTCTGTGTAA
- a CDS encoding helix-turn-helix transcriptional regulator — protein sequence MQTESKRLIRLHEVMNLTGLSRASVYNYIKSGIFPPPAKFGKSSLWEYTEIQEWISNRLQERDNK from the coding sequence ATGCAAACAGAAAGTAAAAGACTAATTAGATTACACGAAGTCATGAACCTAACAGGTTTATCAAGAGCGAGTGTATATAACTATATTAAATCAGGTATTTTTCCACCCCCTGCTAAATTTGGTAAATCTTCTTTATGGGAATATACCGAGATACAAGAATGGATTTCCAACCGATTACAAGAACGTGATAACAAATAA
- a CDS encoding DNA methyltransferase, which yields MTNNTDLKNWLFNWTFKTRRNYLATHNIHKYPAVFIPELVEKIINTFSEQGETVVDIFAGSGTTLVESFLLDRKSIGIELNPLACLISKTKFTYISDEDLKDIVTTLKESFFCSDTKKIQFDNINYWFHDETIQSISDFLNSIKIFNNENIRNLILVSFSEIVRKISYCNHGGFKMHRDTKKVGRGYNKEVFFNELLPVLQTNINAVSNYSNKIKNKKNLPIIINSDSTIFQKDIGKNKADLIITSPPYGDSSTTVAYGQFSRLSSQILGLETLSGTPIAQLDNDLLGGKTSHIDTLSYKTCSITLQNIIELFNLRMQAATEKKESKKHRDRLKDIISFYDSLYNCMKNASLYLKDEKFFVLVTSSRVVHSVKLHTDLIIAEFGATLGFKLKNIYYRDIHNKRMPSKVSATNIKGETAPTMTEESIIVLQKTGTKLNK from the coding sequence ATGACTAATAACACTGATTTAAAAAACTGGTTATTCAACTGGACTTTTAAAACAAGAAGAAATTATCTTGCCACTCATAATATTCATAAGTATCCAGCTGTTTTTATTCCAGAATTAGTTGAAAAAATAATTAATACCTTTAGTGAACAAGGCGAAACTGTTGTTGATATATTTGCAGGTTCAGGTACAACACTAGTAGAGTCTTTTTTATTAGATCGAAAAAGTATAGGTATTGAGTTAAATCCTTTGGCTTGTTTAATAAGTAAAACTAAATTTACATATATTTCAGATGAAGATCTTAAGGATATTGTAACAACATTAAAAGAGAGCTTTTTTTGTTCAGATACAAAAAAAATACAATTTGATAATATAAATTACTGGTTTCATGATGAAACGATACAGAGTATTTCAGATTTTCTGAACTCAATAAAAATTTTTAATAATGAAAATATAAGAAATTTAATTTTAGTATCTTTTAGCGAAATTGTTAGAAAAATATCATACTGTAATCATGGCGGATTTAAGATGCACAGGGATACTAAAAAAGTAGGCAGAGGATATAATAAAGAAGTGTTCTTTAATGAATTATTACCAGTTTTACAAACAAACATTAATGCAGTTTCCAACTATAGCAATAAAATAAAAAATAAAAAAAACTTACCTATAATTATCAATTCTGATAGTACAATCTTTCAAAAAGATATAGGAAAAAATAAGGCTGATCTCATTATTACTTCCCCCCCATATGGGGATAGCTCAACTACAGTTGCATATGGACAGTTTTCAAGGCTTTCCTCTCAAATATTAGGTTTAGAAACATTAAGTGGTACACCTATAGCTCAGTTAGATAATGATTTATTAGGAGGAAAAACAAGTCATATTGATACATTAAGTTATAAAACCTGCTCAATAACTTTACAAAACATCATAGAGTTATTTAATTTACGTATGCAAGCTGCAACAGAAAAGAAAGAAAGTAAGAAACACAGAGATCGCTTAAAAGATATTATTTCTTTTTATGATAGTTTATATAACTGTATGAAAAATGCATCTCTTTATCTTAAAGATGAAAAATTTTTTGTCCTAGTAACATCTTCTCGAGTAGTACACTCTGTAAAGTTACATACTGATTTAATAATTGCAGAGTTTGGGGCAACATTAGGATTTAAACTAAAAAATATTTACTACCGAGATATTCATAATAAAAGAATGCCCTCTAAAGTCAGTGCAACGAATATTAAAGGTGAAACAGCTCCAACAATGACTGAAGAAAGTATTATTGTTCTACAAAAAACAGGGACTAAATTAAATAAATAA
- a CDS encoding OsmC family peroxiredoxin produces MKRLARTEWVGSLDEGVSVITTDSQVLNEATHSYSARYQENTPNQTSPEELIAAAHSDCYSSMFKIVFEKENYDVQNLKTCVEVTIDDETHDVIGSDISVVAKIPNISKEKFISLATLAKDICPVTRLLKIPVSLDCELIE; encoded by the coding sequence ATGAAGCGTTTAGCAAGAACCGAGTGGGTTGGCTCTTTGGATGAGGGTGTAAGTGTAATAACTACGGATAGCCAAGTTCTAAATGAAGCGACACATTCGTATAGTGCGCGCTATCAAGAAAACACTCCTAATCAAACTAGCCCAGAAGAACTTATAGCAGCAGCACATTCAGACTGTTATTCTTCCATGTTTAAAATAGTTTTTGAAAAAGAAAATTATGATGTGCAGAATTTAAAAACTTGTGTTGAAGTAACAATAGATGATGAAACACATGATGTAATAGGTTCGGATATATCTGTAGTAGCTAAAATACCAAATATTTCAAAAGAAAAATTTATTAGTTTAGCTACTTTAGCAAAAGATATATGTCCAGTAACTAGATTATTAAAAATACCAGTTAGTCTTGATTGTGAGTTAATAGAATAG